A part of Aegilops tauschii subsp. strangulata cultivar AL8/78 chromosome 2, Aet v6.0, whole genome shotgun sequence genomic DNA contains:
- the LOC109744440 gene encoding uncharacterized protein gives MLDNRWVVPYNPYLLRMFNCHINVEVCSSIKAVKYIYKYIYKGHDKASFSIDQPDADGNIDEIKRYVDARWVTPPEAMWRIFGFPLCANYPPVLQLPLHLPNMHRVAFNAQADLKNVVSSENASKSMLTEYFKGERYYLRVLLNHVPGKTSFEDLLTVDGVVCGSFREAGERLGLIEADNTLNDCLTEAEQWAMPCSLRRLFATILVHCEPGDVRGLWDRHLEPMSDDYRRTRTSPNEVEQMVLLAIRGMLQSMGKYIIDFALPTIDDAFDPTEGEAREIIEESTVEFDESDTKLSSSLNFEQRAAYDEILAAVEHGDGGIFFVDGPGGTGKTFLYRAMLAKVRREGKIAIATATSGVAASIMPGGRTAHSRFKIPLSCDDGASCSFTKQSGTAKLLRMASLILWDEASMTKRQAVEALDNSMRDIMGIRDRPFGGKTVVFGGDFRQVLPVVRRGSRGQIIDASLRSSHLWKSMRQLRLITNMRAHNDTWFADYLLRVGNGTEEADDQGNILLPDDICLPSTGEVDDLEKLIDHVFPSLDDNMADSSYMTSRAILSTTNDNVDKINIRMIERFHGDEVIYHSFDSAEDDPYGYYAPEFLNGLTPNGLPPHALKLKLNCPVILLRNIDPANGLCNGTRLVVRGFERNTIDAEIVIGQHAGRRVFLPRIPLCPSDNDMFPFKFKRKQFPIRLSFAMTINKAQGQTIPIVGVYLPNPVFSHGQLYVALSRATAKRNIKILIQKEKPKEKSNKQHNNPKKRKRPTVSLLTSMKNIVYKEVLTG, from the exons ATGTTGGACAACCGATGGGTTGTGCCATATAACCCTTACCTTCTGCGGATGTTTAATTGCCACATCAACGTCGAGGTCTGCTCTAGCATAAAGGCTGTAAAATACATTTATAAGTACATTTATAAGGGCCATGATAAGGCTTCTTTCAGCATCGACCAGCCAGACGCTGATGGTAACATTGATGAGATCAAGAGATACGTTGACGCAAGATGGGTCACCCCTCCGGAGGCTATGTGGAGGATATTTGGCTTCCCACTGTGTGCCAATTACCCGCCTGTCTTGCAGTTGCCTCTTCATCTCCCGAATATGCACAGGGTTGCATTCAATGCACAGGCTGACTTGAAGAATGTTGTATCCTCCGAGAATGCTTCAAAATCCATGTTAACGGAGTATTTCAAG GGGGAGCGATACTACCTTCGTGTGTTGTTGAACCATGTTCCGGGGAAAACATCATTTGAGGACTTGCTCACCGTCGACGGCGTGGTATGTGGGAGCTTTAGAGAGGCCGGTGAAAGGTTGGGACTCATCGAGGCAGACAACACGCTCAACGACTGTCTTACTGAGGCAGAGCAGTGGGCTATGCCATGTTCTCTTAGGAGGCTCTTTGCAACAATCTTGGTGCACTGCGAGCCAGGCGACGTGCGTGGTTTATGGGATAGACACCTCGAGCCTATGTCCGATGACTACCGTCGGACACGCACGTCCCCGAACGAGGTGGAGCAGATGGTGTTGCTTGCCATTAGGGGTATGTTGCAGTCTATGGGTAAATACATTATTGATTTTGCTCTTCCAACGATCGATGATGCATTTGACCCAACCGAGGGCGAGGCCAGAGAGATCATCGAGGAATCAACTGTTGAGTTTGACGAAAGTGACACTAAATTGTCATCTTCCCTCAATTTTGAGCAAAGGGCTGCATACGACGAGATACTAGCGGCTGTTGAACACGGTGATGGGGGTATATTCTTTGTTGATGGCCCTGGAGGTACGGGGAAGACCTTCCTCTACAGGGCGATGCTCGCCAAGGTGAGGCGCGAGGGCAAGATTGctatcgctaccgcgacgtcgggCGTCGCTGCTTCTATCATGCCTGGCGGCAGGACTGCCCACTCGAGGTTCAAAATCCCACTGAGTTGCGATGATGGAGCCTCGTGCAGCTTCACCAAGCAGAGTGGGACCGCCAAGCTGCTAAGGATGGCCTCATTGATACTATGGGACGAGGCCAGCATGACTAAGCGACAAGCGGTTGAGGCATTAGACAATAGCATGCGCGACATCATGGGAATACGCGACCGACCCTTTGGAGGAAAGACTGTTGTTTTTGGCGGGGACTTTAGGCAGGTGCTTCCGGTCGTCAGAAGGGGGTCACGGGGCCAGATAATTGATGCAAGCCTCCGAAGTTCTCATCTATGGAAGAGTATGCGGCAGCTTCGGCTCATCACCAACATGAGGGCTCATAATGACACGTGGTTTGCAGATTACTTGCTCAGGGTCGGTAATGGCACAGAGGAAGCCGACGATCAAGGCAACATACTACTCCCTGATGATATTTGTCTGCCATCTACAGGCGAGGTTGACGACCTAGAGAAGCTGATTGACCACGTGTTTCCGAGTCTAGATGACAACATGGCAGATTCGAGTTACATGACATCTCGCGCAATCCTTTCCACGACAAATGACAATGTCGACAAGATAAACATCCGCATGATAGAGCGTTTCCACGGAGATGAAGTAATCTACCATAGCTTTGACAGTGCGGAGGACGACCCATATGGCTACTACGCTCCTGAGTTTCTGAACGGATTGACTCCCAATGGTCTTCCTCCGCATGCACTCAAACTAAAGCTGAACTGCCCGGTGATACTTCTAAGGAACATTGATCCAGCTAATGGGCTATGTAACGGGACTAGGCTTGTTGTTAGAGGTTTTGAGAGGAACACCATTGATGCAGAAATCGTGATTGGGCAACACGCTGGTAGGAGGGTCTTCCTTCCTCGAATACCTCTGTGCCCATCTGACAACGACATGTTTCCATTCAAGTTTAAGAGGAAGCAATTTCCTATAAGGCTTAGCTTTGCTATGACGATTAACAAGGCTCAAGGGCAGACCATCCCCATTGTTGGTGTGTATCTACCTAATCCGGTGTTCTCTCATGGTCAACTCTATGTTGCTTTGTCTCGAGCCACCGCGAAGAGAAACATAAAAATACTCATTCAGAAGGAGAAGCCAAAGGAGAAGTCCAACAAGCAACATAACAATCCGAAGAAGCGTAAAAGACCGACCGTGTCCTTGCTGACCTCAATGAAGAACATCGTCTACAAGGAAGTACTTACAGGCTGA